In the genome of Phlebotomus papatasi isolate M1 chromosome 2, Ppap_2.1, whole genome shotgun sequence, one region contains:
- the LOC129803646 gene encoding uncharacterized protein LOC129803646, whose product MSFVKRRGIIQAQLTKLKSHLDGFSEEQLSQPNVVNNLRARLDYLEEYRLKYIDIQECIIHELNDPDQIKQEEMMTLSFIEACDQLDIKIREMIRRSKAATVGSNADSEMISMIDKMISQHNKSLAKLMSSHEEQLKSLSAKVTFSPDSQSDVNLPHLDLKSFSGEYSDWPGFYQFFRTTIHENKKLKAIQKFQYLIKSLNGEAYSVIQNLTVTESNYERAWDLLLRRFDKPKSIIKEYFNSFFSQSELKTADVAKLRKIHSVYEGAIQGAENMGATTKDAWLVHFASQTLDPDTRELWSREPTEGILPTWKEFSDFLSRRCDSLEAYSKKNDQSSTSQPAQKKPVGSKVSSNKPQKQSTFINTTTETCGICSEGSHPAWKCDRFLAQSPAQKLDTLRRLRMCINCLSSNHTNCARGSCKVCRQQHNSLVHDAFKQKVSSATKPTSVDKPATSAASGNSASLDTVDTYIPGSSSSGIQRTFLTRVAKSTLLPTVQVLAKGANGKLYKGRALLDACSQVNFASARFVDQLKLPKTSERNHTVSSINGVSTCIKSTTDINISSTDQQFQMAANFMVINKIVDEMPVDFVELDWQIPEHITLADPEFMYPGRIDLLLGADFDARARRSGHLQDNSPALLETAFGWVVQGAWNQTEGSRVSTFLNISSVTLDKSLTRFWEIEENCQQESTSMSSEELECEKYFSDTTKRDSEGRYIVRLPTRSNVSELGDSKFVAQQRFKQLERKLQANSELQTHYISFMNQYQELGHMRVLPDDYTSSRSEYYLPHHAVVRMSSSSTPVRVVFDASSKTSSSLSLNSVLKVGPRIQEDLFNILIRYRQYNHVLKADIQKMFRQVKMHEDDQNLQRILWRDSPEKPLQTFLLTTVTYGTASAPYLSTRCMQQLVLDDGDRFPQAKEIALKDFYVDDLLTGTQTIEEAINLQEQLTALFKGGGFPLKKWTSNRQQVLEHIPPEDRETQSVMDFNSEGGIKTLGLQWHPSTDIFTFSTAFKDGAITKRAVLSNMSRIFDPLGLISPVTITAKILMQKLWKENLDWDTELPDDLRAQWIAYEKDVQHLSLISIPRKFTEFEDVKHLQLYAFSDASQRAYSACIYARTINHQGDISCYLIAAKTRVSPLTTVTIPRLELCGAVLLIRLLKKVQSSLTMEVDDIRAFTDSTIVLHWIYGDLNRWKTFVRNRVAEIQGILPASAWSHVRSEDNPADLASRGVKTEELLTNNFWWNGPQWICDDINPQFNQQINPEDIPEDDTEQVKVCALMNIANPFWNIIPRYSSLTRLMRAVAILTRFTQFILNKCKRPCKINRGPLTSEELATAQGSITKAVQIQSFSEDIHHLTRHKEVSKSSKIRNLHPFLDDRGLLRVGGRIERASTTYDHKHPLLLPSTHHFTDLVAREFHQKTLHGGPHLLLSTMRMQFWPIHGMTVAKRIVRECVKCFRVNPRGVEQLMSNCPENRVCQFRVFTHTGIDFCGPFYLKPLTRKGASPKVYVCVYICLTTRAVHLEMVESLTTDAFIGSLKRFTARRGMPQHIYCDNATNFVGASRELEDLKKLFFSEQHQNSVINAASDQGIRFHFIPPASPSFGGSWESCVKLFKTHFRRVAGDTKLTQEQMVTVIAQIEAIINSRPLTALSDDPKDFGVLTPGHFLIGAPLTAIPEPSVNDIPADRLGKWQHCQQIVEHFWKRWHKEYLHTLQTRNKWKNITPPVQINDLVLIRNDQLPPLKWTMGRVTNIHPGEDGLIRVVSLQTPHGITQRALPKICPLPKTSSENSMKLPAISPGQDVKAPMSIDAITSECAAKSSLSVIEGK is encoded by the coding sequence ATGTCGTTCGTCAAGAGGCGTGGAATTATCCAAGCTCAGCTAACCAAGCTGAAGTCTCATTTGGATGGTTTCTCAGAGGAACAATTGTCTCAACCGAATGTTGTCAACAATCTCAGAGCTCGTTTGGATTATTTGGAGGAATACAGACTGAAGTACATTGACATCCAGGAGTGTATCATTCACGAACTGAATGACCCAGACCAAATCAAACAAGAGGAGATGATGACTCTTTCTTTCATCGAGGCTTGCGATCAGCTGGACATCAAGATCAGGGAGATGATTCGTAGGAGCAAGGCCGCAACAGTCGGGTCCAATGCTGACAGCGAAATGATATCCATGATCGACAAGATGATCAGCCAGCACAACAAGTCACTTGCCAAACTGATGAGTTCTCATGAGGAGCAACTGAAATCTCTGTCGGCGAAAGTCACGTTCAGCCCAGACAGTCAGAGCGACGTGAACCTTCCCCATCTCGATCTGAAGTCATTCAGTGGAGAGTACTCAGACTGGCCTGGTTTTTACCAGTTCTTCCGCACAACCATTCACGAGAACAAGAAGCTCAAGGCCATTCAAAAGTTTCAGTACCTCATAAAATCGCTCAACGGTGAGGCATATTCAGTCATCCAGAACCTCACAGTCACTGAGAGCAATTATGAACGAGCATGGGACTTGCTTCTCAGGAGGTTTGACAAACCAAAGAGCATCATCAAGGAATATTTCAACAGCTTCTTCTCACAGTCAGAGCTTAAAACGGCAGATGTAGCTAAACTTCGAAAGATTCACAGCGTTTACGAAGGCGCAATTCAAGGAGCAGAAAACATGGGTGCAACCACAAAGGATGCATGGTTGGTGCACTTCGCCTCACAGACGTTGGATCCCGACACAAGGGAGTTATGGTCACGTGAGCCCACAGAAGGAATCCTACCAACATGGAAAGAATTCAGCGACTTCTTGTCAAGGCGTTGTGATTCATTGGAAGCGTACTCAAAGAAAAACGATCAAAGCTCAACATCTCAGCCAGCTCAGAAGAAACCTGTTGGTTCCAAAGTCTCTTCAAACAAACCACAAAAACAGTCAACATTCATCAATACAACCACAGAAACATGCGGAATTTGTTCAGAGGGATCTCATCCAGCTTGGAAATGCGACAGGTTCCTGGCACAATCGCCAGCACAGAAGCTGGACACGCTACGCAGGCTCAGGATGTGTATCAACTGTCTAAGTTCCAATCACACCAATTGTGCTCGCGGTTCATGCAAGGTTTGCCGTCAGCAGCACAACTCATTGGTCCATGATGCCTTCAAACAGAAAGTATCATCGGCGACCAAACCCACATCAGTGGACAAACCGGCGACATCAGCAGCGTCCGGAAACTCAGCATCCTTGGACACAGTGGACACGTACATCCCTGGCTCCTCATCCAGCGGAATCCAGCGAACGTTCCTCACCAGGGTTGCCAAGAGCACACTTCTCCCAACTGTCCAGGTCCTCGCCAAGGGGGCTAACGGGAAACTCTACAAAGGTCGGGCACTCTTGGACGCATGCAGCCAAGTCAATTTTGCCTCAGCACGATTTGTAGATCAACTCAAACTCCCGAAGACAAGTGAGAGAAATCATACAGTCTCAAGCATCAACGGTGTTTCAACATGCATCAAAAGCACCACAGACATCAACATCTCATCGACAGATCAGCAGTTCCAGATGGCCGCCAACTTCATGGTTATCAACAAGATTGTAGATGAGATGCCCGTGGACTTTGTAGAGCTTGACTGGCAAATTCCCGAGCACATTACATTGGCCGATCCCGAGTTCATGTATCCTGGCAGAATTGATCTGCTCCTTGGTGCGGATTTCGACGCAAGAGCGAGGCGCTCAGGGCATTTGCAGGACAATTCACCAGCCTTACTTGAAACAGCATTTGGATGGGTCGTTCAAGGCGCGTGGAATCAAACAGAAGGCTCTCGGGTCAGCACTTTTCTCAACATCTCCTCAGTCACACTGGACAAGTCCCTCACAAGATTCTGGGAGATTGAAGAGAATTGTCAGCAGGAGTCCACATCAATGTCCTCTGAGGAACTCGAGTGTGAGAAGTACTTCTCCGACACCACCAAAAGGGACTCGGAAGGGCGATACATTGTCCGTCTTCCTACTCGCAGCAATGTGTCAGAGTTGGGAGACTCAAAGTTCGTAGCTCAGCAGCGATTCAAACAGCTGGAGAGGAAGCTGCAGGCCAATTCAGAACTACAAACTCATTACATCAGTTTCATGAACCAATACCAGGAGTTGGGTCACATGAGGGTACTCCCAGATGACTACACGTCATCCCGGTCAGAGTACTATCTGCCACATCATGCAGTGGTCAGAATGTCTTCTTCATCAACTCCCGTTCGTGTCGTCTTTGACGCCAGCAGCAAGACATCTTCATCACTATCACTCAATTCCGTGCTCAAAGTGGGCCCTCGCATTCAGGAGGACTTGTTCAACATTTTGATCCGGTACCGCCAGTACAACCATGTGCTCAAGGCAGACATACAGAAGATGTTCAGGCAGGTCAAGATGCACGAAGACGATCAAAATCTCCAGCGAATTTTGTGGCGAGATAGTCCGGAAAAACCACTACAGACTTTTCTACTGACTACAGTCACTTACGGCACAGCCAGTGCCCCATACCTCTCCACACGATGTATGCAGCAGTTGGTATTAGATGATGGTGACAGATTCCCTCAAGCCAAGGAGATTGCACTCAAGGACTTTTACGTCGACGATCTACTTACTGGCACACAAACAATCGAGGAAGCTATCAATCTCCAGGAACAGCTAACTGCACTTTTCAAAGGAGGAGGttttccactgaagaaatggacTTCAAACAGACAGCAGGTCTTGGAGCACATTCCACCAGAAGACAGAGAGACCCAATCAGTCATGGATTTCAATTCTGAAGGTGGTATCAAGACTCTTGGGCTTCAGTGGCATCCGTCAACAGACATTTTCACATTCTCAACCGCCTTCAAAGATGGTGCTATCACAAAACGTGCAGTGCTCTCAAACATGTCTCGCATTTTCGATCCTCTCGGATTGATTTCACCAGTGACCATCACCGCAAAAATACTCATGCAAAAATTGTGGAAGGAAAATCTGGATTGGGACACGGAACTGCCTGACGATTTGCGAGCCCAGTGGATTGCCTATGAGAAGGATGTTCAACATCTGTCACTCATCTCCATTCCAAGGAAGTTCACTGAATTTGAGGACGTCAAGCATCTTCAATTGTACGCTTTTTCTGATGCATCTCAAAGGGCATACTCAGCTTGCATCTACGCCAGAACAATCAATCACCAGGGAGACATCAGTTGTTACCTCATTGCAGCCAAAACACGTGTCTCTCCACTCACAACAGTGACAATACCACGACTTGAGCTGTGCGGAGCCGTACTCCTGATCAGGCTACTCAAGAAAGTTCAATCATCCCTTACCATGGAGGTCGATGACATTCGGGCTTTCACGGACTCAACAATTGTTCTCCACTGGATTTACGGGGACCTCAACAGATGGAAGACATTTGTCCGAAATCGTGTCGCAGAGATTCAAGGCATCCTCCCAGCCTCTGCTTGGAGTCACGTGAGGTCAGAGGACAATCCAGCTGATCTCGCATCCCGTGGCGTTAAGACAGAAGAGCTGCTTACCAACAATTTCTGGTGGAATGGCCCTCAATGGATTTGTGACGACATCAACCCCCAATTCAATCAGCAAATCAATCCAGAAGACATCCCAGAGGACGACACTGAGCAAGTCAAGGTATGTGCACTCATGAATATTGCTAACCCCTTTTGGAATATCATTCCTAGATACTCCTCTTTGACGAGGCTCATGAGAGCTGTGGCGATTCTCACAAGATTCACCCAATTCATCCTGAACAAATGCAAGAGGCCGTGCAAGATCAACCGTGGTCCTCTCACCTCAGAAGAGCTGGCAACAGCCCAAGGATCTATCACCAAGGCAGTTCAGATTCAGTCATTTTCTGAGGACATTCACCATTTGACTCGCCACAAGGAGGTCTCGAAGAGTTCCAAAATCCGCAATCTCCATCCCTTCCTGGACGATAGAGGTCTTCTTCGTGTAGGAGGCAGGATCGAGCGTGCCAGCACAACATACGATCACAAACACCCACTCTTGCTACCATCCACTCATCATTTCACGGATTTGGTGGCACGGGAATTTCATCAAAAAACACTCCACGGAGGTCCTCACCTTCTCCTCAGCACGATGAGAATGCAGTTTTGGCCCATCCATGGAATGACAGTGGCGAAGAGGATCGTCAGGGAATGTGTCAAATGCTTCAGAGTGAATCCCAGGGGCGTAGAACAGTTGATGAGCAATTGTCCAGAGAACAGAGTTTGTCAATTCAGGGTCTTCACTCACACAGGGATTGACTTTTGCGGCCCATTCTACCTCAAGCCACTCACACGAAAGGGTGCCTCCCCCAAGGTGTACGTTTGTGTCTACATTTGCCTCACAACCAGGGCTGTACATCTGGAAATGGTTGAGTCACTCACGACAGATGCGTTCATCGGGTCTTTGAAGCGATTCACGGCAAGACGTGGGATGCCACAACACATTTATTGCGACAACGCCACAAATTTTGTTGGAGCCAGCCGTGAATTGGAAGACCTCAAAAAACTGTTCTTTTCAGAACAACACCAGAATTCTGTCATCAATGCCGCATCGGATCAGGGTATCAGATTCCATTTCATACCCCCCGCTAGCCCGTCATTTGGAGGATCATGGGaatcctgtgtgaaactcttcAAGACACACTTCCGTAGAGTGGCTGGAGACACAAAACTCACTCAGGAGCAAATGGTCACTGTAATAGCTCAAATCGAGGCAATCATCAACTCAAGGCCTCTGACAGCTCTCTCAGATGACCCCAAGGACTTCGGCGTGCTCACACCGGGTCATTTTTTGATCGGCGCCCCATTGACAGCAATTCCGGAGCCAAGTGTCAATGACATCCCAGCTGATCGACTTGGAAAATGGCAACATTGCCAGCAAATCGTCGAACATTTTTGGAAGAGGTGGCACAAAGAATATCTGCATACATTGCAGACCCGCAACAAGTGGAAGAACATCACCCCTCCGGTACAGATCAACGATTTGGTTCTCATCAGGAACGATCAGCTGCCTCCTCTCAAGTGGACAATGGGCCGTGTAACCAACATTCACCCAGGAGAAGACGGATTAATCAGAGTGGTAAGTCTGCAGACACCCCATGGAATCACTCAGCGTGCGCTGCCCAAGATCTGCCCTTTGCCTAAGACGTCTTCAGAGAATTCCATGAAATTGCCAGCAATTTCACCCGGTCAGGATGTTAAGGCGCCAATGTCAATTGACGCCATCACAAGCGAGTGCGCGGCGAAAAGCTCGCTGTCAGTTATTGAGGGCAAGTGA